Genomic segment of Peribacillus frigoritolerans:
GCTTCTGACGGGAGTGCTGTCTGTTTTTAACCTTATGAGAACCGCTTAACGGTGCAGGTTGACCTGGATTATTTCCTTTAGGAGCATTTTTTCGAATATCTTTACCATCGTTTTTGTTCATGTTCGATCCCTCCTATCTCTTAAGATAATCAGTCCGTGAAATTTTATTCACATACATATATTTGCAAACCTCGTACATGCTATGGATGGACACTATATTTAAGGAGCTGAACCCAAATGCAGGATAAACAAGATAAGCGAAGGACTTTCCAGGAAGCCCAGCAAAGTTATCAGCAAGTATTTGATGTATACTCATCCATTGAGAAAAACGCACCGAATTACGGAACGGAATTGAAACATGTGAAGCAGGAAGTGAACGAGGCCTATCAGCAAATACAATCTGCTTTAGTCACCGCTTCCGAACATCAGAAAGAACAATTGAAAAAATTCGAACAGGATATTCAGACAATCGTCAATGAGGTGAATTCTGGGGACTATTGAGTGACGGATTCTATCGTCATGAGTTTTGCGCGTATTACTTTTGCGTTTCCTGATTTTAGAATGGAATAGGCTTTTTGAAAAATGCAGAACATCTGCCATTTCAAAAAGCCTATCCTGTTTAAAGCCTAGAAATGAGGGAAATCATTGGTTTTTCTTTCTTTTTTTATTGTTTTGCCTTTGCATTTCCGATAATGGCGGTTCATTTCCCAATTCATCATTGTATCCAGCTCCATTACCTTGCGCTTTTGCAGCATTCATACCCGGTATAACATGATTTGCCTTTTGTTTTGTCATTTCGACACCTCCACCCATAGAATGCGATAATGTCGAATGATTATGTATGAAGTACTAATATGTTTTGCTGGAATAATTTATCAGGCCATAAATAGGGGTATTTTCATTAAAACTCATATCAGCAAGGCCTTCATAAATGCACTTTAATATGTGGGGGATTTTTTTCTATAAGGGAAACTTATCAAAAACAATAACTTTCTTGTTATTTACTTATACTCATTTCTATATTAGTATTAAGTTGAAGGAAAAGTTAGGGTGGGAGAAGAGAGAGAAAATTCGACAAACTAACTTTTTTACTTATATTTATAGTAAACATGGTTTCAGTGAACCAGGTTTTACTTTTATGTGCAGAATACGTTCTGACAGTTTAATAGGGGGTAATATTCATGACGAAAAATGACGTATACCAAGCGCGTAAGTCCTTTGAAATTGAAGGGAAACGCTACAACTACTACAGCCTAGACGCTATTGAAAAAGCAGGGGATGGCAAAGTATCACGCCTTCCATATTCCATTAAAGTATTACTTGAAGCGGTACTTCGCCAAGTAGACGGAAGAGTAATCACTAAAGAACACGTTGCGAACCTTGCTAAATGGGGAACAAGCGAGCAACAAGATATAGATGTTCCGTTCAAGCCATCACGTGTAATCCTACAAGATTTCACTGGTGTTCCAGTTGTTGTTGATTTAGCTTCTTTACGTAATGCTTTCGCAGCACTTGGTGGAGATCCTGACAAAATCAACCCGGAAATCCCGGTTGACCTTGTAATTGACCACTCTGTACAAGTTGATAAAGCTGGTACGATGGATTCCCTTGATGCCAATATGGATCTTGAATTCGAACGTAATGCAGAACGTTACCAGTTCCTAAGCTGGGCTCAAAAATCATTCAACAACTATCGTGCTGTTCCACCGGCAACTGGTATCGTTCACCAAGTTAACCTAGAGTACCTTGCGAACGTGGTTCACGCTGTTGAAACTCCAAACGGCGACTTCGAAGTATTCCCTGATTCTGTTTTCGGTACAGATTCACATACTACAATGATCAACGGTATTGGTGTTCTTGGTTGGGGTGTCGGCGGTATCGAAGCAGAAGCAGGCATGCTTGGACAGCCTTCTTACTTCCCAGTTCCAAAAGTGGTTGGTGTTAAACTGACTGGTCAACTTCCTAAAGGTACAACAGCTACTGACCTTGCATTGAAAGTAACACAAGTTCTTCGTGCACACGGCGTAGTTGGTAAATTCGTTGAGTTCTACGGCCCAGGAGTAGGATACCTTCCACTTGCTGACCGTGCAACAATCGCTAACATGGCTCCTGAATACGGTGCTACAGTTGGTTTCTTCCCTGTTGATGCAGAAGCGATCGATTACATGCGCTTAACAGGCCGTGATGAAAAACAAATTAAAGTGGTTGAATCATACTGCAAAGAAAATGGTTTGTTCTACTCTCCTGAAAACGAAGATCCAGCATACAATGATGTTGTGGAAATCGACCTTTCAGCAATTGAACCAAACCTTTCAGGCCCTAAACGCCCGCAAGATTTGATTCCACTTTCTCAAATGAAAAAATCTTTCCATGACGCCATCAACGCACCTATGGGCAACCAAGGTTTTGGCATGGACAATTCTGAATTGGATAAAGAAGTAACTGTTAAATTTGCCGATGGTAAAGAAACGGTAATGAAAACAGGTGCGATTGCAATTGCTGCAATCACAAGCTGTACGAACACTTCTAACCCGTACGTAATGCTTGGAGCAGGTCTTATTGCTAAAAAAGCAGTTGAAAAAGGCTTGACTGTTCCGGATTATGTAAAAACATCATTGGCACCAGGTTCTAAAGTTGTTACTGGTTACCTTCGTGATGCAGGTCTTCAACCATACCTTGATCAATTAGGATTCAACGTAGTTGGTTACGGCTGTACAACATGTATCGGTAACTCAGGTCCGTTGGCTGACGAAATCGAAGCAGCTGTTGCTGAAGCAGATCTTCTAGTAACTTCAGTACTTTCTGGTAACCGTAACTTTGAAGGTCGTATTCATCCACTAGTGAAAGCAAACTATCTTGCTTCTCCAACTTTGGTTGTTGCATATGCACTTGCTGGTACTGTGGACTTCGATCTTAACAATGATTCACTTGGTAAAGACA
This window contains:
- the sspO gene encoding small acid-soluble spore protein O, whose protein sequence is MTKQKANHVIPGMNAAKAQGNGAGYNDELGNEPPLSEMQRQNNKKRKKNQ
- a CDS encoding small acid-soluble spore protein P, encoding MNKNDGKDIRKNAPKGNNPGQPAPLSGSHKVKNRQHSRQKHNSSHDM
- the acnA gene encoding aconitate hydratase AcnA, which translates into the protein MTKNDVYQARKSFEIEGKRYNYYSLDAIEKAGDGKVSRLPYSIKVLLEAVLRQVDGRVITKEHVANLAKWGTSEQQDIDVPFKPSRVILQDFTGVPVVVDLASLRNAFAALGGDPDKINPEIPVDLVIDHSVQVDKAGTMDSLDANMDLEFERNAERYQFLSWAQKSFNNYRAVPPATGIVHQVNLEYLANVVHAVETPNGDFEVFPDSVFGTDSHTTMINGIGVLGWGVGGIEAEAGMLGQPSYFPVPKVVGVKLTGQLPKGTTATDLALKVTQVLRAHGVVGKFVEFYGPGVGYLPLADRATIANMAPEYGATVGFFPVDAEAIDYMRLTGRDEKQIKVVESYCKENGLFYSPENEDPAYNDVVEIDLSAIEPNLSGPKRPQDLIPLSQMKKSFHDAINAPMGNQGFGMDNSELDKEVTVKFADGKETVMKTGAIAIAAITSCTNTSNPYVMLGAGLIAKKAVEKGLTVPDYVKTSLAPGSKVVTGYLRDAGLQPYLDQLGFNVVGYGCTTCIGNSGPLADEIEAAVAEADLLVTSVLSGNRNFEGRIHPLVKANYLASPTLVVAYALAGTVDFDLNNDSLGKDKDGNDVYLADIWPSQEEVNAAVKATVTPELFRKEYETVFNDNKRWNEIQTSNEAIYAFDSKSTYIQNPPFFEGLSPEPGSVNPLSGLRVVGKFGDSVTTDHISPAGAIGKDTPAGIYLRENGVKPRDFNSYGSRRGNHEAMMRGTFANIRIRNQVAPGTEGGYTTYWPTGDVMAIYDACMKYKADGTGLAVIAGKDYGMGSSRDWAAKGTNLLGIKTVIAESFERIHRSNLALMGVLPLQFKEGENAETLGLTGKEAIAVKIDETVKPRDIVTVTATDEAGNVKEFDVLVRFDSEIEIDYYRHGGILQMVLRNKLKG